In the genome of Armatimonadota bacterium, one region contains:
- a CDS encoding multicopper oxidase domain-containing protein yields MLYGQRRSSSCGVVAIALALIAATGSAQMAGHGGHEGHEMGQAGEMPHGDMQMGEGASMQMPPAATWAREGFVPSRAPHTGMQMGVVETLNVPALGYEMDGDVKVFHLFAQPIEYDMTSGNPMDMSLVREFNRFTGQLHGHYFRHRVRVWGYNGSSPGPTIECTEGDRIRVMLHNELPEPTSIHWHGIELPNAMDGAGGLTEAPTPPGGMRVYEFTLYQNGTFLYHSGFNMMKQDSYGLAGFLVVHPREYTNRPDRQICIMMQEWAFRPGNPNPDLVTMDFNWFTFNGMAAPDIQRIDLRQGERVRIRFGNMSMDSHPIHIHGYTWKVVGTEGGPIPESAQWPGNTVDVPPGSTRDVEFVAWNPGLWRLHCHKLHHIVNAHADVPMGVMGHGGMFTIINVMPTNPEEPWRHFSERGGE; encoded by the coding sequence ATGCTGTATGGACAGAGACGGAGTTCGTCCTGCGGGGTTGTGGCGATCGCGCTTGCGCTGATTGCCGCGACGGGCTCTGCACAGATGGCAGGGCATGGGGGGCACGAAGGGCACGAGATGGGTCAAGCGGGGGAGATGCCCCACGGTGACATGCAAATGGGCGAGGGCGCGAGCATGCAGATGCCGCCTGCCGCCACCTGGGCGCGTGAAGGCTTTGTGCCCTCGCGCGCGCCACACACCGGCATGCAGATGGGCGTCGTGGAGACACTGAACGTTCCGGCGCTCGGGTACGAGATGGACGGCGATGTGAAGGTGTTCCACCTCTTCGCGCAGCCCATCGAGTACGACATGACGTCAGGCAACCCCATGGATATGAGTCTCGTCAGGGAGTTCAACCGATTCACCGGGCAACTCCATGGCCACTACTTCCGACACCGTGTGCGCGTCTGGGGGTACAACGGCAGTTCGCCCGGACCAACCATCGAATGCACCGAAGGCGACCGCATCCGGGTGATGTTGCATAATGAACTCCCGGAGCCGACGTCGATCCATTGGCACGGGATTGAGTTGCCCAACGCGATGGATGGCGCAGGAGGACTGACCGAAGCCCCTACACCGCCGGGCGGCATGCGGGTCTACGAGTTCACGCTGTACCAGAATGGGACTTTCCTGTATCACTCCGGCTTCAATATGATGAAGCAGGACAGCTACGGTCTTGCGGGCTTTCTCGTGGTGCACCCGAGAGAGTATACAAACCGGCCCGACCGGCAGATCTGCATCATGATGCAGGAGTGGGCTTTCCGCCCCGGCAACCCCAACCCGGACCTGGTAACCATGGACTTCAACTGGTTCACCTTCAACGGGATGGCTGCGCCGGACATACAGCGCATCGACCTGCGACAGGGCGAGCGCGTCCGCATTCGTTTCGGCAACATGAGCATGGACTCGCACCCCATCCACATCCACGGCTACACGTGGAAGGTGGTGGGCACCGAGGGCGGGCCTATCCCGGAATCCGCGCAATGGCCTGGAAACACCGTGGACGTGCCTCCCGGCAGCACCCGAGACGTGGAGTTCGTGGCGTGGAATCCGGGGCTCTGGCGCCTGCACTGCCACAAGTTGCACCACATCGTCAACGCGCACGCCGACGTCCCGATGGGAGTCATGGGGCACGGCGGGATGTTCACCATCATCAACGTGATGCCGACAAACCCCGAAGAGCCGTGGAGACACTTCAGTGAGAGGGGTGGAGAGTGA
- a CDS encoding TolC family protein yields the protein MERRKSARGNAIRAILAACAIWLCLVSALADEKAPSPAQAIDDPEALVRMPDAERLVADALADGITRYEAVTVALLNNAELRAQLQELGIAEAELTQARLYSNPVVDLSLQFPEHQRGNELEIEALWNLADLWLVPPRKGVSRVGYERTVAQVSSAILNTVSDARRAHDQCVILSAAREQSETLLAAVRELRDQIYARYEYGYTTELERSHADADVSRAAMDLAESDAAVRVALAGLRRILGLGPDVGMEIAGDLPDLPDTRLDGAELVGYALAHRPDLRAARLGVRVSEADLALERRSTWSAVSLGPAYTRDPDSSSLFGLALSVELPVADDNRAMRAKARAELRRSRASLSALEAQVREDVAVALARLNLAMEHERLLRTEIIPAHQRAVDHVTLRYNQMQLNMVDVLKERVALIRALKEHLLARLSVQAALVELEFVVGGRLPAGT from the coding sequence ATGGAGCGGCGCAAGTCAGCTCGTGGCAATGCAATCCGGGCGATCCTGGCCGCCTGTGCCATCTGGCTGTGTCTCGTGTCTGCCCTGGCCGATGAGAAGGCTCCTTCGCCCGCGCAGGCCATCGATGACCCGGAGGCACTCGTCCGGATGCCGGACGCTGAGCGGCTGGTGGCGGATGCGCTGGCCGACGGAATCACGCGGTATGAAGCGGTAACGGTCGCTCTGCTCAACAATGCTGAACTGCGCGCCCAGCTTCAGGAACTGGGGATTGCGGAAGCAGAGCTGACGCAGGCACGGCTGTACTCCAACCCGGTTGTGGATTTGTCGCTGCAGTTCCCCGAGCACCAGCGCGGCAACGAACTCGAAATCGAGGCGCTCTGGAACCTGGCGGATCTCTGGCTCGTGCCGCCACGCAAGGGCGTGTCACGGGTCGGGTATGAGCGCACTGTGGCACAGGTATCGTCCGCGATCCTCAACACGGTGTCTGATGCGCGGCGGGCCCACGACCAGTGCGTGATTCTCAGCGCGGCGCGAGAACAGTCGGAGACGCTGCTGGCAGCGGTTCGCGAGCTTCGCGACCAGATATACGCGCGCTATGAGTACGGTTATACCACGGAGTTGGAGCGGTCTCATGCCGATGCTGACGTGAGCCGCGCTGCGATGGATCTCGCTGAATCAGATGCTGCCGTGCGGGTGGCTCTGGCAGGTCTGCGGCGGATACTGGGTCTCGGGCCGGACGTTGGCATGGAGATCGCGGGCGATCTGCCGGACCTGCCCGATACCCGCCTGGACGGAGCGGAGCTTGTCGGTTACGCTCTGGCACACCGCCCGGACCTGCGGGCTGCACGGCTCGGGGTGCGGGTCTCAGAAGCCGACCTGGCGCTGGAGCGACGCAGCACCTGGAGCGCCGTAAGCCTGGGGCCGGCATATACGCGGGATCCCGACAGTTCGTCGCTCTTCGGGCTGGCGCTCTCTGTGGAGCTACCGGTGGCCGACGACAACCGGGCCATGCGCGCGAAAGCCCGTGCGGAACTGCGCCGGTCACGGGCTTCCCTGAGCGCATTGGAAGCCCAGGTCCGGGAAGACGTGGCAGTTGCGCTCGCACGACTCAATCTGGCAATGGAACACGAGCGGCTGCTGCGCACGGAGATCATTCCAGCTCACCAGCGGGCCGTGGATCATGTGACCTTGCGGTACAACCAGATGCAGCTGAATATGGTGGACGTTCTCAAAGAGCGGGTGGCGCTCATCAGGGCGCTGAAGGAACACCTGTTGGCCCGGCTCAGCGTGCAAGCGGCGCTGGTGGAACTGGAGTTCGTAGTCGGCGGCAGACTCCCCGCCGGCACGTAG
- a CDS encoding Gfo/Idh/MocA family oxidoreductase, protein MSRGFAPGRIRYGVIGCGIQGESHVKIVASLPNAELVSVCDVDENRARATALKYGARHALTDWSALLEDDSIDAVSIALPDHLHRESTVAALQAGKHVLLEKPMATSVEDAQAMVDAWRASGKRLMINWSNRWQPLFWSTKEMLDRGELGEPLYAYARLNNTLYVPTKMLSWSGSTRLPFWLICHRYDIARWYFRSEAKRVFAVCRSQVLKGMGIDTPDFYQATVEFENGCVGNFESCWILPESMPNIVDSKFQLICTAGYVNVDPNMPVHTVATPAQMKTPGFLSGEVAGEPRGFVYDALVHFVNCLLRDEEPLITGHDGLMITKALAAMVESAEIGQPVNL, encoded by the coding sequence ATGTCACGCGGATTTGCGCCAGGCAGGATCAGGTACGGGGTCATCGGGTGCGGCATTCAGGGCGAATCGCACGTGAAGATCGTGGCATCCTTGCCCAATGCCGAGCTGGTCTCCGTCTGCGATGTTGACGAGAACCGGGCGCGAGCCACTGCCCTCAAGTACGGCGCCCGACACGCGCTCACCGATTGGAGTGCGTTGCTGGAGGATGACTCCATCGACGCCGTTTCCATCGCCCTGCCCGATCACCTGCACCGGGAATCCACTGTCGCCGCATTGCAGGCGGGCAAGCATGTGCTGCTGGAGAAGCCCATGGCGACTTCGGTTGAGGACGCGCAGGCCATGGTGGACGCCTGGCGGGCGTCAGGCAAGCGGCTGATGATCAACTGGAGTAATCGCTGGCAGCCGTTGTTCTGGTCCACCAAGGAAATGCTGGACCGCGGCGAACTGGGCGAACCGCTGTACGCCTATGCACGCCTGAACAACACCCTCTATGTGCCCACGAAGATGCTGTCGTGGTCCGGTTCAACGCGCCTGCCTTTCTGGCTCATCTGTCACCGGTATGACATCGCCCGGTGGTACTTCAGGAGTGAGGCGAAGCGGGTGTTCGCGGTCTGCCGTTCGCAGGTACTCAAGGGGATGGGGATCGACACGCCCGACTTCTACCAGGCCACCGTGGAGTTCGAGAACGGCTGCGTGGGCAATTTCGAGTCGTGCTGGATTCTACCTGAGTCGATGCCCAACATCGTAGACAGCAAGTTCCAACTCATTTGCACCGCAGGGTATGTGAACGTGGACCCGAACATGCCAGTGCACACGGTGGCCACGCCGGCACAGATGAAGACGCCGGGGTTTCTTTCCGGAGAAGTTGCGGGTGAGCCGCGGGGGTTCGTGTACGACGCGCTGGTGCATTTTGTCAACTGCCTTTTGCGGGATGAAGAGCCGCTCATCACCGGCCACGACGGGCTGATGATCACGAAAGCCCTGGCGGCAATGGTGGAATCGGCCGAGATCGGACAGCCCGTCAACCTGTAG
- a CDS encoding polysaccharide biosynthesis protein, with amino-acid sequence MKNGRFKPRVMRVVLALMDACILNLSVMLALVLRFDGSIPEPYWALWQMTAPWMTLLLLAVSFALGLYNRIWEYASIDAAVTIILSVGLTFGAVAGLTLFIHHDLYPISVLIISWGITTMLIGASRFGWRVLRSRFVFRSGKPEGKSRAVVYGSGRARNNLAREAASDPASPYEIIGLLDDDPSLTGMLAGGLRILGTVDDLEKLASRYDLDEVLVARSRGEEADAKVERLVRAGAHIGVRVSIMPRLLELAPGQMPGRVRDIDVGDLIGREPSCFSLALPNDYIAGRTVLVTGAGGSIGSEICRQLCRYQPGRVILLGRGENRIHRIYYELVDSFPEIAFEPVICNVTDPIAVEAVLRRWKPEVVFHAAAHKHVFLMECNPLEAVNNNVLGTATIADLSCRYGVERFVLISTDKATEPTSVMGATKAMGERIVAGMNGSCKTKFVAVRFGNVLGSAGSVVPIFRALAEAGKPLTVTDPEADRYFMTIEEASFLVLQAGAVGEGGEVFVLDMGEPIKIVDIARTILQMYGKDPDAPGAIEFIGLRPGEKLHERLVNPYEELVPTRVPGVQRVQVNGKAPVFPQVQEALSELRAAVLDCDDERLLRVLAAATGARFTGTASPEKAGISAE; translated from the coding sequence GTGAAGAACGGCCGATTCAAGCCCAGGGTCATGCGAGTGGTCCTGGCCCTGATGGACGCGTGCATCCTGAATCTCAGCGTCATGCTCGCGTTGGTCTTGCGTTTTGACGGCTCGATACCGGAGCCGTACTGGGCCTTGTGGCAGATGACGGCCCCCTGGATGACCCTGCTTCTGCTCGCGGTCTCTTTCGCGCTGGGGCTGTACAACCGCATTTGGGAGTACGCATCGATAGACGCCGCCGTCACGATCATCCTGAGCGTGGGGCTAACCTTTGGGGCCGTTGCCGGTCTGACTTTGTTTATCCACCACGACCTGTATCCGATCAGCGTCTTGATCATCTCCTGGGGCATCACGACGATGCTCATCGGTGCAAGCCGCTTCGGTTGGCGCGTACTGCGGTCCCGGTTCGTGTTCCGCAGCGGCAAGCCGGAGGGCAAGAGCCGGGCTGTGGTGTACGGAAGCGGCCGTGCCCGCAACAATCTCGCCCGAGAAGCCGCAAGCGATCCGGCGAGCCCCTACGAGATCATCGGGCTGCTTGACGATGACCCTTCTCTGACCGGTATGCTCGCGGGTGGACTGCGCATCCTGGGTACGGTCGACGACCTGGAGAAGCTCGCGAGCCGCTATGACTTGGATGAGGTCTTGGTAGCGAGAAGCCGGGGGGAAGAGGCTGATGCGAAAGTTGAGCGCCTTGTGCGGGCAGGTGCTCACATTGGTGTCAGGGTAAGTATCATGCCACGGCTCTTGGAGCTCGCGCCGGGGCAGATGCCGGGGCGCGTGCGTGACATCGACGTGGGCGACCTCATCGGGCGAGAACCAAGTTGCTTCAGCCTCGCGCTGCCCAATGACTACATCGCCGGGCGCACCGTCCTGGTGACCGGCGCCGGCGGCAGCATCGGCAGCGAGATCTGTCGACAGTTGTGCCGCTATCAACCGGGGCGAGTTATCCTGCTGGGGCGCGGCGAGAACCGCATTCACCGCATCTATTACGAGCTTGTGGACAGCTTCCCGGAAATCGCCTTCGAGCCCGTCATCTGCAATGTTACAGACCCCATTGCAGTCGAGGCCGTTCTCCGACGCTGGAAGCCCGAAGTGGTTTTCCACGCAGCTGCACACAAGCACGTTTTCCTGATGGAATGCAACCCCCTCGAGGCAGTCAACAACAATGTCCTGGGGACGGCGACGATCGCCGACCTCTCGTGCCGCTACGGCGTAGAGCGCTTCGTGTTGATCTCCACCGACAAGGCGACCGAGCCGACCAGCGTCATGGGCGCGACGAAGGCCATGGGAGAGCGCATCGTCGCGGGCATGAACGGTTCCTGCAAGACGAAGTTCGTGGCCGTGCGTTTCGGTAATGTTCTCGGAAGCGCGGGAAGTGTGGTGCCGATTTTCCGTGCCCTGGCGGAAGCAGGCAAGCCGCTCACCGTAACCGATCCCGAAGCGGATCGTTACTTCATGACAATCGAGGAGGCCTCCTTTCTCGTACTTCAGGCGGGTGCCGTGGGTGAGGGTGGAGAGGTGTTCGTCCTGGATATGGGTGAGCCAATCAAGATCGTGGACATTGCGCGAACCATACTCCAGATGTACGGTAAGGACCCTGATGCGCCGGGTGCTATCGAGTTCATTGGTCTTCGGCCTGGTGAAAAACTCCACGAACGTCTGGTCAATCCATACGAAGAACTGGTGCCGACCCGGGTGCCCGGGGTTCAGCGCGTTCAGGTGAATGGCAAGGCACCCGTGTTCCCGCAGGTCCAGGAAGCACTCTCGGAGTTACGTGCCGCTGTCCTTGATTGCGATGATGAGCGTCTGCTGCGTGTGCTCGCGGCAGCCACGGGAGCTCGTTTCACTGGTACTGCGTCTCCGGAGAAGGCGGGTATTAGCGCAGAGTAG
- a CDS encoding M48 family metallopeptidase encodes MPKYRLGQDTIEYEIIRNARRRRFEVAVHLDGRVVVRAPSVASDADCEKFLAQVADWLRAQLSGARTCEAPRRRVQDPLGTIEFIVRRNPRRRRMALHVNSRSEVEVRAPNGVPLADIDRFVLQHADWVRARVSHVQNTSPAAGPLETGQELRILGEPVRLVICRTPQRRGTVRVAEGEMTIAVPETVGEDRVGQTARGLLRQWLGDEALKVVRQRLPEFARRLGVSPAKVTVKDMKTRWGSCGRNGNISISYRLVMAPPEVMDYLIVHELCHLLQPNHSREYWALVAGIMPEYRRHRTWLKEHSLTLAL; translated from the coding sequence TTGCCAAAGTATCGTCTTGGTCAGGATACCATTGAGTATGAGATCATCCGGAACGCCCGGCGCAGACGCTTCGAGGTCGCAGTTCATCTGGACGGCCGCGTGGTGGTGCGCGCCCCGTCCGTTGCCTCAGATGCAGACTGTGAAAAGTTCCTGGCCCAGGTAGCCGACTGGCTGCGGGCGCAGTTGTCGGGAGCGCGGACGTGCGAGGCCCCAAGGCGGCGAGTGCAGGACCCACTGGGCACCATCGAATTCATCGTTCGCAGGAACCCGCGGAGACGCAGGATGGCGCTGCACGTCAACTCGCGCTCTGAAGTAGAGGTGCGGGCGCCCAATGGCGTTCCCCTGGCGGACATTGACCGCTTCGTGCTCCAGCATGCCGACTGGGTACGCGCGCGGGTGAGCCATGTCCAGAACACCTCACCCGCCGCCGGTCCGCTGGAGACAGGCCAGGAGTTGCGCATACTGGGTGAGCCTGTGCGCCTGGTGATCTGCCGGACACCCCAGCGCCGGGGCACTGTCCGCGTCGCCGAGGGGGAGATGACTATCGCGGTCCCCGAGACCGTGGGCGAGGACAGGGTTGGACAGACCGCGCGAGGCCTCCTGCGCCAATGGCTCGGCGATGAGGCGCTCAAGGTCGTTCGGCAGCGACTGCCCGAGTTCGCGCGCAGACTGGGGGTGTCGCCGGCGAAGGTTACCGTGAAGGATATGAAAACAAGATGGGGAAGCTGTGGAAGAAATGGCAATATAAGTATCAGCTATCGACTAGTCATGGCGCCGCCCGAAGTGATGGACTACCTGATCGTGCACGAGCTGTGCCACCTGCTGCAGCCGAACCACTCCAGGGAGTACTGGGCGCTGGTGGCGGGTATTATGCCGGAATACCGAAGACATCGGACATGGCTGAAAGAGCATTCGCTGACCTTGGCCCTGTGA
- a CDS encoding M42 family peptidase: MHAKLKTLLDALLVTHSPSGDEGEMDRLCLPLLEERCDEAWMDANGNLIGKIKGESADGAVILTAHKDEIGTIVRKIDEDGKIWLDPLGGCVPWSYGEGPFDVLGEEVITGILCVGSTHSSHLSPLINDAKTKALTWEMCYLDCKLDRKELAAKGVGLGTRACVARARKTPLYIGDCVAGYALDDKASVAVLLRTADRIRQGRKKPKSDVYLGITGSEETGIMGGAYVCHSLPVDTHIAVEIAPIAPEYDIRMTDHPVIFYKDAVFVLHKGMADQLSKLADNCCGGHQPMLVRSFGSDATVSSKYGLVGRAGCIGFPTQNSHGYEIGHLGAMENCAKLLAEFVTG; the protein is encoded by the coding sequence ATGCACGCGAAGCTGAAGACGCTGCTCGACGCCCTCCTTGTGACCCACTCGCCATCAGGCGACGAGGGCGAGATGGATCGCCTGTGCCTGCCCCTGTTGGAGGAGCGCTGTGACGAAGCCTGGATGGATGCCAACGGGAACCTCATCGGCAAGATCAAGGGCGAAAGCGCGGATGGTGCGGTGATCCTGACCGCGCATAAGGATGAAATTGGCACCATCGTGCGGAAAATCGATGAAGACGGGAAGATTTGGCTGGATCCCCTTGGCGGTTGCGTACCGTGGTCCTATGGCGAAGGGCCCTTCGATGTGCTGGGCGAGGAGGTGATCACGGGGATTCTCTGCGTGGGGAGCACCCATTCCAGTCATCTGTCGCCGCTGATCAACGATGCGAAGACCAAGGCCCTCACATGGGAGATGTGTTACCTCGACTGCAAACTGGACCGCAAGGAACTTGCGGCGAAAGGAGTGGGCCTCGGCACCCGGGCGTGCGTTGCGCGGGCACGCAAGACGCCGCTGTATATCGGCGACTGCGTGGCCGGGTATGCGCTGGATGACAAGGCGTCCGTCGCCGTGCTCCTGCGCACGGCCGACCGCATCCGGCAGGGCCGCAAGAAGCCGAAGAGCGATGTTTATTTGGGCATCACCGGCTCCGAGGAGACCGGGATCATGGGCGGCGCGTACGTTTGCCATAGCCTGCCGGTGGACACCCACATCGCCGTGGAGATCGCGCCCATCGCGCCGGAGTACGACATCCGGATGACTGACCACCCGGTGATTTTCTACAAGGATGCAGTCTTCGTGTTGCACAAGGGGATGGCCGACCAGCTTTCGAAGCTGGCGGACAACTGCTGCGGAGGGCACCAGCCCATGCTGGTGCGGTCTTTCGGCAGCGACGCCACGGTGTCCAGCAAGTACGGGCTGGTGGGCCGCGCGGGATGCATCGGGTTCCCGACCCAGAATAGCCACGGGTACGAGATCGGACACCTGGGCGCGATGGAGAACTGCGCGAAGTTGCTGGCGGAGTTCGTGACAGGCTGA
- the miaB gene encoding tRNA (N6-isopentenyl adenosine(37)-C2)-methylthiotransferase MiaB — protein MQNTYFIETMGCQMNERDSETIAGVLESLGLHAVDSPADARVIVLNTCAVREKPVHKVFSRLGDLRRQKRENPGTIIVVAGCVAQTSQNELRTRAPFVDLILGPRSIAGLAEAVREASGQQRVLADDAEIIPEGLPFTRAESVNAFVNVGYGCDNFCAYCIVPFARGREQSRAPEDVVAEVADAVGSGRPEVTLLGQNVNSYRGCAATGQTVSFPELLRLVDAVDGLRRLRFTTSHPKDLSPALLQAMAELPTVCEHLHLPIQSGDDEVLERMGRGYTLAHYLEIVHQARELIPGIALTTDVMVGFPGETPEQFERTLSAFEEIRYDQAFMFMYNDRPGTRAAGFPDKVDEGVKLERLQRLVELQNVISRAKNEQELGRIVEVLVEGPDDKSPGYLRGRTRTNKLVIFPSPAIPAGSFVNVLTREAFLWGFKGEPA, from the coding sequence ATGCAGAACACGTACTTCATCGAAACCATGGGCTGTCAGATGAACGAGCGCGATTCGGAGACCATCGCCGGCGTGCTCGAATCCCTGGGCTTGCACGCCGTGGATTCTCCGGCGGATGCCCGCGTCATCGTGCTGAACACCTGTGCGGTGCGGGAGAAGCCCGTCCACAAGGTCTTCTCGCGCCTTGGAGACCTCCGGCGGCAGAAACGCGAGAACCCGGGGACTATCATCGTGGTCGCCGGTTGCGTGGCGCAGACCTCGCAGAACGAACTCCGGACGCGTGCGCCTTTCGTTGATCTGATCCTCGGGCCAAGGAGCATCGCCGGGCTCGCGGAAGCCGTGCGCGAAGCCTCCGGCCAGCAACGGGTCCTGGCGGATGATGCGGAGATTATCCCCGAAGGTTTGCCTTTCACGCGCGCCGAAAGCGTGAATGCCTTCGTGAATGTGGGCTACGGCTGTGATAATTTCTGCGCCTACTGCATCGTGCCGTTCGCCCGTGGCCGTGAGCAGAGTCGAGCGCCTGAGGACGTGGTTGCGGAGGTGGCCGACGCGGTGGGTTCCGGGCGGCCGGAGGTGACCCTCCTGGGGCAGAACGTGAATAGTTACCGGGGGTGCGCTGCGACCGGACAGACCGTGAGTTTTCCCGAACTGCTGCGCCTCGTGGACGCGGTGGACGGCCTGCGCCGTCTGCGCTTCACGACCTCACATCCGAAGGACCTCTCCCCCGCCTTGCTCCAGGCGATGGCCGAACTACCCACCGTCTGCGAGCACCTGCACCTGCCCATCCAGTCCGGGGACGATGAGGTACTCGAGCGCATGGGAAGGGGATACACGCTAGCGCACTATCTCGAGATCGTGCACCAGGCGCGGGAGCTGATCCCCGGTATAGCGCTCACCACCGATGTGATGGTGGGCTTCCCGGGTGAGACCCCGGAGCAGTTCGAACGCACTCTGTCGGCCTTTGAAGAGATCCGCTACGATCAGGCCTTCATGTTCATGTACAACGATCGGCCCGGCACGCGCGCGGCCGGCTTCCCCGACAAGGTGGACGAGGGGGTGAAGCTGGAGCGACTGCAACGGCTGGTAGAACTGCAGAACGTGATCAGCCGAGCGAAGAACGAGCAAGAACTGGGGCGCATCGTCGAGGTGCTGGTGGAGGGACCAGACGACAAGTCACCCGGCTACCTTCGCGGGCGTACGCGGACCAACAAGCTCGTGATCTTCCCGTCGCCGGCAATTCCCGCCGGGAGCTTCGTCAACGTCCTGACCCGCGAGGCATTCCTCTGGGGTTTCAAGGGCGAGCCCGCCTGA
- a CDS encoding response regulator — MLSDVAPELRAIVADDDPTMRELIGDALARNGFRVVPASTGERVLAVLRDQPAELLVTDVQMPGMNGLDLVQSVRELFPSTSCILITGDTSLETARGAARTGAVDYLPKPFTEQDLLKAVHFALRRRDEERARSREQELSELFRLSQDARQVEDPWEMLRVTTTTAACQTRSDIAYLGVVRDGKLVAFTVGDGALDAAGDTEVSDGHLLRLAAESDAPILYTALGSRHPLSGAVRQVSLREVRTAPGMAEALAFPLWDGNRNCGAVAVGRFGNAEPFARGDFQLLSVLSAQCGLLLRNANLVESLQRAYLGTVKAMARTLEARDPYTHGHSQRVAGICRHVAEHLGLSPGDAETLELAAGLHDVGKIAIPDAVLHKPGSLTPEEWSAIRMHPVIGAEVLAPAHFLQDALPLVLHHHERYDGKGYPEGLMSSQLSDLTHIIMAADAFDAMTSDRPYRAALSTEEALSQLDTGRGTQFSPAVVDAMQQLVDRLAAGV, encoded by the coding sequence ATGCTCTCGGATGTTGCACCGGAGTTGCGTGCGATCGTCGCCGATGACGATCCGACCATGCGCGAGTTGATTGGCGACGCTCTGGCAAGGAACGGCTTCCGGGTCGTCCCGGCCTCCACCGGTGAACGCGTTCTTGCGGTGCTGCGCGACCAGCCCGCTGAATTGCTGGTTACAGATGTCCAGATGCCGGGGATGAACGGGCTCGATCTGGTTCAGTCGGTCCGCGAACTGTTTCCGTCCACAAGCTGTATCCTGATCACGGGCGATACCTCGTTGGAGACGGCGCGAGGGGCAGCCAGGACAGGTGCGGTGGACTACCTGCCCAAGCCCTTCACCGAACAGGACCTGCTCAAGGCGGTCCACTTTGCGTTGCGACGCCGGGATGAAGAGCGCGCGCGATCCCGGGAGCAGGAGCTGTCCGAGTTGTTCCGCCTCAGCCAGGATGCGCGGCAGGTGGAGGACCCGTGGGAAATGCTGAGGGTCACCACTACCACGGCGGCGTGCCAGACAAGAAGCGATATCGCGTATCTTGGGGTTGTGCGCGACGGCAAGTTGGTGGCTTTCACCGTGGGCGACGGGGCCCTGGACGCGGCGGGGGATACGGAAGTGTCCGACGGTCACTTGCTGCGACTGGCCGCCGAAAGCGACGCGCCCATTCTTTACACAGCGCTGGGATCCCGCCACCCTCTCAGTGGGGCAGTGCGTCAGGTCTCGTTGCGCGAAGTGCGCACGGCGCCAGGCATGGCTGAAGCGCTGGCGTTTCCGCTGTGGGATGGGAACCGGAACTGCGGCGCGGTTGCGGTGGGGCGTTTCGGGAACGCCGAGCCCTTCGCTCGGGGCGACTTTCAGCTTCTCTCCGTGCTCTCCGCTCAGTGTGGACTGCTGCTGCGCAATGCGAACCTGGTGGAGAGCCTGCAGCGCGCATATCTTGGCACGGTCAAGGCCATGGCGCGAACCCTCGAGGCCCGGGACCCCTATACCCACGGCCATTCGCAGCGAGTGGCCGGCATCTGCAGACACGTGGCCGAGCATCTCGGGTTATCCCCCGGCGACGCAGAGACTCTGGAACTGGCGGCGGGGCTGCATGATGTAGGGAAGATTGCGATCCCCGACGCCGTGCTGCATAAGCCCGGCAGCCTCACCCCCGAAGAGTGGTCGGCGATTCGCATGCACCCGGTCATCGGCGCGGAAGTGCTCGCACCGGCGCATTTCCTGCAGGACGCACTGCCCCTGGTGCTTCACCATCACGAGCGGTACGATGGGAAGGGGTATCCCGAGGGCCTGATGAGCAGCCAGTTGTCTGACCTGACCCATATCATCATGGCCGCCGATGCTTTCGACGCCATGACCTCAGACCGGCCGTACCGTGCGGCTCTGAGCACGGAAGAGGCCCTGTCCCAACTGGACACGGGACGGGGCACCCAGTTCTCGCCGGCTGTTGTGGACGCCATGCAGCAACTGGTGGACCGCCTCGCCGCGGGGGTGTGA